In one window of Haloimpatiens sp. FM7315 DNA:
- a CDS encoding YhgE/Pip domain-containing protein yields the protein MNFLKIAGHDIKNILKNKFIMMAIVAIVIIPIVYSIFYLAAFWDPYGNTVKMPVAVVNLDKGGVNEGKSVNYGNDIVEKLEDNNKAKWSFVSYNKAEEGMKEKILCGICNS from the coding sequence ATGAATTTCTTAAAAATTGCAGGACATGATATTAAAAATATACTAAAGAACAAATTCATAATGATGGCAATTGTAGCAATAGTGATTATTCCAATAGTGTACAGTATATTTTATCTTGCTGCTTTTTGGGACCCCTATGGAAACACGGTTAAAATGCCTGTTGCTGTAGTTAATTTAGATAAAGGTGGGGTTAATGAAGGTAAGAGTGTAAATTATGGAAATGATATTGTAGAAAAGCTAGAAGATAATAATAAAGCAAAATGGTCTTTTGTTTCTTATAATAAAGCAGAAGAGGGAATGAAAGAAAAAATATTATGCGGAATTTGTAATTCCTGA
- a CDS encoding YhgE/Pip family protein yields the protein MEEEISSNIAKELTKTSFDKFYEIKGNLNKAADGSLKLHKGIVTFKDAVPELVNGVTKLEAGSDILTSKLSEAKDGSIMLNNGIKEASSKLSEKLDEFNSNKALKGVLQNINSDKINTMKSMLRASLKFKNQDLTMLDSAKAMMNKGNITSLKKTAFDFKALNAAELLKNPSLVALTKLNNEENIKNAQSLLKDVHEVQNIDMNKINALISGLKGADKLVALGGKAENLSKNISTNADKLVTLEQIIMDPDMDKYMESYMRLNSKYENLQKLLGGKNEITKEDLGKIDVNMLLKYINDMAKDAKDLQEVGSKIKAIGPSKVQESTSYVKNLVPQINGLKTELSNNKEAINSLHTALSPSNVNYIKGIAPKLLAMKSDLDKNTDNLKAMKLLLNNVANPKTKETINKITTLQKDVESIKPLIENIDKNINSKNMANLEKAPELIDELKSVQNKVKENEKTIALASEALNEGNIQKAQSLIASVPKLKAGVVQLEEGSMRLSTGLSKLEEGSRELNKGLYTMKEKMPAMEDGVDKLDDGSKELKDKLKDGADKLGKNLKNSSEDMGEYAKDPVETKNKSINIVPNYGSGFAPYFISLSLWVGAMMMFFIIENRVNEKFKEASSLSMVTGKFIVYGIVGILQALCVSGAVMKLGLTPKSVVGFFGFNIILSLVFISIMQCLIALLGDVGRFICMVFLILQLTSSAGTYPIELVPNFFKALYPFMPFTYSIEGLREIIAGSNLSIVFKDIFVLVAVALVFFIILVIFKKKGDKAQEFMENVKKDMM from the coding sequence TTGGAAGAGGAAATTTCAAGTAATATAGCAAAAGAACTTACTAAGACAAGCTTCGACAAATTCTATGAAATTAAAGGTAACCTTAATAAAGCTGCAGATGGTAGTTTGAAGCTTCATAAGGGCATTGTCACTTTTAAAGATGCTGTGCCAGAACTTGTAAATGGAGTGACAAAGCTAGAAGCTGGTTCAGATATTCTTACTTCAAAACTATCAGAGGCAAAAGATGGAAGCATAATGTTGAATAATGGCATTAAAGAGGCAAGTTCTAAATTAAGTGAAAAACTAGATGAATTCAATTCAAATAAAGCTCTTAAGGGAGTTCTTCAAAATATAAATAGTGACAAAATAAACACTATGAAAAGTATGTTAAGAGCATCTCTAAAGTTTAAAAATCAAGATTTAACTATGTTAGATAGTGCAAAGGCAATGATGAATAAGGGTAATATTACATCCCTTAAAAAGACAGCTTTTGATTTTAAGGCCTTAAATGCAGCTGAACTTTTAAAGAATCCATCATTGGTGGCTTTGACAAAATTAAATAATGAAGAAAATATAAAAAATGCACAGAGTTTACTTAAAGATGTGCATGAAGTTCAAAATATAGATATGAATAAAATAAATGCCTTAATATCTGGTTTAAAGGGAGCAGATAAACTAGTGGCTCTAGGTGGAAAAGCTGAAAATCTATCGAAAAATATAAGCACAAATGCTGATAAATTAGTGACTTTAGAACAGATTATTATGGACCCTGACATGGATAAATATATGGAAAGTTACATGAGATTAAACAGTAAATATGAAAATCTCCAAAAACTTTTAGGTGGTAAAAATGAGATAACTAAAGAGGATTTAGGAAAAATAGATGTAAATATGCTTTTGAAATATATAAATGATATGGCAAAAGATGCAAAAGACCTACAAGAGGTTGGCTCAAAGATTAAGGCCATAGGACCAAGTAAGGTACAGGAGAGTACTTCTTATGTAAAAAATCTTGTTCCTCAAATAAATGGTTTAAAAACAGAGCTTTCAAATAATAAAGAGGCTATTAATAGTTTACACACTGCCCTAAGTCCTTCTAATGTAAATTATATAAAAGGCATTGCACCTAAATTATTGGCTATGAAAAGCGATTTGGATAAAAACACAGACAACTTAAAGGCTATGAAATTGTTATTAAATAATGTAGCTAATCCAAAGACAAAAGAAACTATAAATAAAATAACAACTTTACAAAAAGATGTAGAAAGTATAAAACCTTTAATTGAAAATATAGACAAGAATATTAATAGTAAAAACATGGCTAACTTAGAAAAGGCACCTGAATTAATTGATGAGTTAAAGAGTGTTCAAAATAAGGTTAAGGAAAATGAAAAAACAATTGCTTTGGCAAGTGAAGCTTTAAATGAGGGAAATATACAAAAGGCTCAAAGTCTTATAGCTTCAGTTCCTAAATTAAAAGCTGGTGTAGTACAATTAGAAGAGGGGTCTATGAGATTGTCAACGGGCCTTTCTAAATTAGAAGAGGGTTCAAGAGAGTTAAATAAGGGACTATACACTATGAAAGAAAAAATGCCAGCTATGGAAGATGGAGTAGATAAGTTAGATGATGGCTCTAAAGAGCTTAAGGATAAGCTTAAAGATGGAGCAGATAAGCTGGGAAAAAACCTAAAAAATAGCAGCGAAGATATGGGAGAATATGCGAAAGATCCTGTAGAAACGAAGAATAAATCAATTAATATAGTACCTAATTATGGAAGTGGCTTTGCACCATATTTTATTTCCCTTTCACTATGGGTAGGTGCTATGATGATGTTCTTCATAATTGAAAATAGAGTAAATGAGAAGTTTAAAGAGGCAAGTTCCTTATCAATGGTAACTGGCAAGTTTATAGTTTATGGAATAGTTGGTATACTTCAAGCCTTATGCGTTAGTGGGGCAGTTATGAAGTTAGGCCTAACTCCTAAAAGTGTAGTAGGATTTTTCGGATTTAACATAATCCTATCCTTAGTTTTTATATCTATAATGCAGTGTTTAATTGCACTACTAGGAGATGTTGGAAGATTTATTTGTATGGTATTTTTAATACTTCAATTAACAAGTTCTGCAGGAACATATCCAATAGAACTTGTACCAAATTTCTTCAAAGCCTTGTACCCATTTATGCCATTTACTTATTCCATAGAGGGGTTAAGAGAAATAATTGCAGGTTCAAACTTATCAATAGTATTTAAAGATATATTTGTACTGGTTGCTGTAGCTTTAGTGTTCTTCATAATTCTTGTAATATTTAAGAAAAAAGGAGACAAGGCTCAGGAATTTATGGAAAATGTAAAAAAAGATATGATGTAA